In Monodelphis domestica isolate mMonDom1 chromosome 1, mMonDom1.pri, whole genome shotgun sequence, the sequence TTACTTCTTCTGAGAGCTCAACAGGCTCTACGGGCAACCCCTTCAGGAACCTGGGAGGAAAATGACCAGAATACACCCCATCTCTCTAGGGTGGGTGGCCCCAAGACAGCATGGGCAAAGTGGGGCCAGGAAAAAGAAGGGctttccaaccccccccccccaccccagcccatCACCCCCATTCATCTTAGTGCCATGGGATCTTTTCAGCCCTTTTCCCTTAGTTTCAAGGGTTTTCACGGCCAATTAATTCACCATCTAGTGAGAGGCAGTTGGTGCCCTGCACCTCCTAGGTTGGCTCCCTGACCCAGACTCTATTGCTGGGACCATACTGGGAAGGCAGAAGCTCCCAGAGACGGAGCTCCACTGACACAACCTTCAAAACTCTGCAGTGCGTTTTTAAAAAGTTAGTGCCTTCTATCCCAAATGCTTTCATTATTATTCATATGACATTGTCGTATAAACCTGGGCCATGAGGCTGCACCACGCATCGTTTGCCTCTCCCTCCAAGTACACAACAAATCCAAGAGGTTCATATCAaagcttttcctttatttcctgaGGCACTGGGTCCATGTCTCCCACCAACCCCATATACAGAGGACGGTAAGGAGATGTGAAGAGAAAAGCCAGGAAGAGACAAACTAGCCAGGGCCTGGAGCAACGCCAGAGGAGCCTCCTTCACCAGATCatcatccttcatctcctttaCTCCATCAAGAAAGTCTGAGACAATCTTCCCAACTCCTAACTCTACCTTCCCAGTCAGAATTTGGCCATCCGGGTCTTTAGAGATATCCTTCTTTGGGGGTCTGAATGGCGAGACCCTTCGCCTGCTTTTCCCTTACTCCGAGGCTATCCCAGACCAGCTTCCAGCTAGGCTGGCACCCTCCTCCCACTCTGCTGTCGCTGCTAGACTTCCCTAACTGGAGTCCTGGGCAAGCGGCATACTGGCTCTCCTCTCTGGAAGGCCAGCTGGCTTCAGGAGGTGGCAGCAGCAGGTGGGGAAACAGGACCCCAGGCTGGGATGCCCACTTCCTATTACAAGCCTCCTGGGGGGCCAGAGATGCTGAACTCTGAGGATGCCACCCATCACCATTAGAGAAGAGTTCCCATGGTCCCAATATCACCATCCTCATCTCAACAGCCAGTTAAAGTGGGGAGCAGACTCGAGAGATTTTCAGTTTAATCTCTTGCATGAAGCAAACGATTTCTCTTTCCTGGTACCTCAACAAATACATACTCTGTAAGCCAGTCaacaagggaaagagaaaacataaggGAATGAGTTATGTCACTCACTTGTCTCCATTCATCTCTGGAGGGAAGACTTGTTTTATGACAGCCACAAATTCATCCACTGTTTCCTCCAGGGTAAAGATGACGGCGTTGGGCCCAGCATCAAAGGTGTACGCCACCTGAAAGGCAGGACAGCTAACACGGATGTGCCACACTTGGCCCTCTGCTGCCAGGCTGCCAGCGAGCGGAAGTAACTCTGGGGTCCCCAGAGCTTCATAGTTCAAAGAACCAGAGGCCCCTCGGGCCACGGATAGAGCAAAGAGCTCTCCATTTGCCTCTCAGATCAAACAATATCTCACTAAAAGGCCGAGGTGGGACAGTAAAAAGACTCTAGATCCCTgtgctttagagctggaagggcttaGAACTCGCTCCCTTTAGTAGGCAGGAAGAAGGTAGGTTCACAGAAGCCTGGCAATGGGCACGTTCTCTGGTCCTGCCACAATCTCAACCCCCTCGTCTCCCTACAGCCTTCCCCAGGAGCTGTGAATCCCAGCCAGGGTTCTATGGCACTGGCCAAACTCGAATAGAAACAGATGCCCGTGGATGGCCCTGCGGGTCACAGACTGccttagaaaaccataaatgcaCATTCTTGAGGAGTTTAGCTGCGAGTTAGTGCCTCTCCTCCCCAAGAACAGAAGGGCTCTGGTGTCAGGTATTACTGTCCTTCTCTCAGGCACATCTGCCTTACCTTGGTCTTGCCATAGTAGGCATTGAAGCAGTGGACCAGGCTGATGATCTGCCGAGACGTATCATTGAGGTAACAAATCGGAGGGAAAGTGTCCAGGCAAGTGGCATGGAACTGGTTGCTGTCCTTCATGGTCAGCTGGCCAAAGGCCTCAAAGTCCCGCTCCTTGATGCACCGCGCCATCTCTGCCATCCTACCTGGCACCACAGACTCAGCCCGGAACTGCAAAGCGATTAGCCAATTTTCAGAAATGATCCAACTATCAAGGGCGAGGACAGAGGGCAGGAGGATGGGGGTGTGTCCAGAAGTCTGCAGGTGAGGGGAGAAGAGCCTGTAGAGTTCTACAAGCACAACTCTGGCAAGGCCTGGCTCCCCACCGTATGATGCAGGCGGGCCACCAGCAGCCCCCTCCCACCCCATCTCCCCAAGGACCACGGAGCTGAGCCTTACTTTGAGCAGAGAGCTGGTTTCTACACTGGTCTGCATTCCAGATGTGCTGCTCACTGGCTTTCTTTCAGCACTGACCTAACACAAGAAAGAATATGAACACACCTGATGCACTCCCTAAACTGACCCCTTGGGCCAGACCACCCTGTTAAGTAACGAGCATGGTGCTAAGGGCAGAATACATAAGGCCTGGCTGCCTTCTAGGGGCTCATCTTCAAGACTAACACAGATGCAACAGCCATATACAATACAAGACATAGTCTAAGACAGTGGTACAacgggcgtcccaggccccatgtgccacaaactgtgcgcctcagcctttggtcttcaaagccacatgagggtacatcaatagatgataatgcacaaagacaatcgtcattctcggtcaccgagagactaccactaactaacaAGGGGCactaggtatcacagtggatggaacaccaggcctagagaaaggaggtccagggttcaaatctggcctcagacacttcctcactatgtgaccctgggcaagtcacttaaccctgactgcctagcctttgcctctcttctgtcttggaaccaatagtaggTATTGGTTTGTGTGGCATACAAAGAAGGTGGTACAAACTTAGACAAGCTAGAGGAGATGGGCTGAAAGAGGGTCAGGGTCGTCAGGCAGGGCCTGAGGTCTTAGAAGAATGGGGGTTCTGAGAAATACTCTGGGGAGAATAAGATCTGGCCATGAGTGAATGAGCAGGGAAGCCATCCTGGCAGAAACAGAAGGTCAGTGGGTTCTTCCTCTTCATTCCCCCGAGGCTGCACCAGCCAAACTACCTAGAACCAGGCGCCTTCCACACTGCGGACCCTCGGAATTGGAGCTGTCGTCTCTAGGGTCTATTCCCAAAGCCTGGCTCCCCGGGTGGGAAAACTTATTGGAGGAGCTTCGATCCACGGGTGCCCAGGGCCCACTCACCACAAGAACGAGGACCCTGAGCTCCGGCCAGTGCGACTCTGGGGCGACCTGCTGGGCGATGCTGTCCTTCCCATCAGGCCTTTCTCCCATGTGCCACTGCACAAAGCCGCCAAACATGCTTCGACAAGCACTGCCCGAGCCTTGCCGAGCCACCTCGGAGAGCTCACTCTCTACCCCGTAGAGCTGGGCCAGAGTGTAGACtgtagagaaaggaagggagaaaagaatggaGATGATACACAGGATAGAAAATGGAAGGTGGCCACAGCTGCTGGGATCACAATCAGAGATGAAATCAGTCTCTCCAAGCAGGTAGGGATTTTATTTGTGAATTATACTCTCCAAAACCCTCCCATGAGGGTGGTTCAGAAAGCAACAGAATCTGTGATGACAAAATAACCAGGTGCCTGCTCAGCTCCCCTCACAGAAGGCCCCTCCCCTACAGGGAGTCCCtggccctgcctggttcagagaCATGGCTATAGACCTACAAAGAGGGCCCAGTTCTAACACTACTCACCAAGGCAGGCATACCCTGCGGCTGAGGAGGCCAGGCCCGCTGCAGTGGGGAAGTCATTCACTGAGGCGATGTGCACCTTGTAGGAAAGAGGAACCAAATCCCCATCACTCCCACTCCTCCGTTTACGGGCCAGGCGGCGGACtatggggaaacagagagaaaggaccAAAGGCCCAGGGGCCCAGGTGGGTTAGCCTTTCTGTTACAACCCCTGAGATGGCCTTCCATTGTAGCCTCAGAGCACCTTCTCAATGAGGGGatgggaaaaagagggagagaatttaaaactcaatattttattttttaaaatccttaccatctgtcttagaatcgatagtaagtattgactccaaggcagaaaatcagtaagggctaggcaatggaggattgatttgcccaaagtttcccatctccaggcctggctctctagccacagAGCTATCTATCTGccctggaactcaaaattaaaaaaaaaatgttaaaaattgttttgacatataatcagaaattttttttttaattttaattagattttattttatttttaaaaattttcccattattatgtgattcttgttgtctccctcccctcttcccctgaCATCCCCTCCTGGAgctacaagcaattccactgggttatacatatattatcactcaaaacctatttccttattcatttttgtaataatcttttaaaaacaaaacctcttatCATAAAACCATATAACaatgaatgtttggaaatgaccaaataaaataatgttaaaaaaaaccatataaataagtgataaatcatatgttttcttctggatttctactcccacagttctttctctagatgtacatagcattctttctcataagtccctcagaattgtcctggatccattacattgcttttagtagcagagactattatatttgatcatcccacaatgtttcagttctgtgtatgatgttctcctggttctgcttatttcactctgcatcagttcatgtaggtctttccagttcttttttaaatcatcctatTCAACATTCtttatagcatgatagtattccatcaccatcatataccacaatttgtgcagccattccccaatcgagggacatcccctcattttccaattttttgccactacaaaaagcgcagtgctaaacatttttgtacatacagaacctttcccattcttttttatccctttgggatacaaacccagcagtgctatgggtggatcaaagggcacgcattcttttaaagtcttttgggcataattccaaatgtcttacagaatggttggatcaatcacaactccaccagcaatgcatttttgccccatcccctccaacatttattatagcCCTTTCtgctagatgtaaggtggtacctcagagttgttttgatttgcatttctctaatcaggagggatgtAGAacataaaatttcttttaaaagaaaaaaactggaaactaatggGCATccatccatcaattagggaaaagCCAGATAAGCCTTGGCATATTAATATAATGGATATTACTTCACagtaagaaatggcaaaaaagagatggtttcagagaaatctggttagatttgtatgaactaatgaagagttaagtgagcagaaccaggagaataatttatatgataACCCTAACAGCATAAAGAAAGACCTAAATAAGgactctaatcaatacaatgagcAATCATTGGACCAAATCTGTACCAATTGGGATTTTAAAGGACCAAAGAAAGTATGCTACTCATCTTCTAAGAGAGGCAATAGGTTCAAGGTGCAAAACGAGACACATTTTCAGACACAGTCAATGCAGGAATTCTTCAGACTGCTGAACTGTTTTAAGaattgggttttcttttctttcttttttttgggggggagggtgggaaggaggaggtaGAAGGGAAATGTGGGCTAGTAATAGTagttagtagtggtagtctctcagtgattgagaatgactattgtctttgttcattatcatctattgatgtatcctcatgtggctttgcagtccaaaggctgaggcgcacagtttgtggcacatggggcatgggacgcctgttgttacgggaggtgcagttgtggcctggtgtcggcgttcacgcgcagcggcaagatgtcgacgtcgctcatcttcaaaggtggtggtggcatggttaatgtgggttcgccagctgcttctgtcagaggcagcaagttctagttgctttggtatcatgccagcccacttcaagtttgattttagctgatccttgaatcttttctttggttggccttgtttcctgaatccagctgacagttcaccatagaatacctgtcttggtattcgctgtgggtccatgcggatgacgtgtccagaccatcgtagctgggttttgaggaccattacttcaatgctggtggagttggctctgtcaaggacttcctgtttggtgatttggtcctgccatcagatcctcatgattgaccggagggagtgttggtggaattgctccagctgtttcatgtgcttctggtacagtgtccatgcctcacaaccgtacaggagcgagctgaggaccactgcgttgtacactttgagcttcgtcgcagtgcttacacctctgtgttggaggactttggagcgcagccgcccgagtgcctgactggccttttggatcctggcattaatctcgtggtctagggacccatcgttggtgatggtgctgcccaggtacttgaaaatgttgacgttagaaagctgcgtgccgtcgattataatgcacggctggttagttggcctccctggtgcaggttggaacagcacctctgttttgctgaggctgatagtgaggccaaacagttttgttgcggtagagaacctgtccacaatggtttgaagatgattttcttggtgggccatgagagcacagtcatctgcgaagagagcttccaggatgagtctctctgtggtctttgtttttgcagtcaggtggcgaaggtcgaatagtgagccatccagtcggtatttgatgtagacgcccaggtctagatccatcacagcatgtcgtaatacttgggtgaaaaataggttgaatagtaccggagcgaggacacagccttgtttcatgccataggagatgttgaagcgatcggaagtctctccaccagataggacttcccctgtcatgttcacatgaaagagctggatcagtttgacgaattttgctgggcaaccgagcttgctgaggatcacccacaatgcgtccctgttcactgtgtcgaccacctttgtcaggtctatgaagacaatgtagagactcaggttctgcttaaggcatttttcctgcatttgcctcaccgtgaagaccatgtcgatggtgctgcgatctggtcggaagccacattgtgattcaggcaggttctgctctgaaacagatgacaggagtctgttgagtataacacgggcgaggatctttccagcagtgaagagtagtgagatgcctctgtagttgtcacaggctgctcgtgagcctttgttcttgtatagggctacgatggaggcatctctgagttctgggggcatgtcttccttttcccatatgctggtcagcactatgtggaatgcctggagcgcctttccatttaaggccttgtacacctcagttgggaccCCGTCTTTACTggatgccttgcctgcactcatttgtttaatggctttttggacttcctctattgaaggagggacgtcaagttgttcaatggtgcggttttgggggatctggtcaagggcgctttggtcgactgaagagggtcagttgagaagctgactgaagtgttctttccacctgttgctgatgcctttttttatcttttatgagagtgtcaccgtcagaggatagcaagggagtggtggtgggttttaatggcccatagacagtcttgagggcactgaaaatttgtagttttttgtatcagcgaaccactggatttcttctgcctttttttcccaccataggtcttgcatcttcctgatctcacgctgcgctaTGGCTTGGAgtgacttgaatctgtcctttttaggagcagagtttgggttattttgccactccataaaggctttgttctttttgctcaataggtcttcaatagcagtgttgttcaatagcagtcctggtggttgcgttgtttggggcctaggactgcctttgatgtttccttcattgcgtctctgaactggttccatttctcggttgagcttccagtgagtggtcccttggcagacagcttgtcatccaggcaggactggaatgtttgcaaataagatggatctctaagatgactcacgttgtaaaatgcacgaactgtctgagcgcgttttggatggtgaggcgcaatgcgcatttgaagagtgctctaaccaatcggtggtctgtccagcattcagttcctctcatggctctggcgatctttacatcctggatgtctccccggcatacaatgatgtagtcaatgagatgccactgttttgatcgtgggtgcatccacgttgttttatatttgttcgccattctgaacacagtgttcgcgatggtgagttcgaactctgagcatttgctgaatagcagtaggccattgttgttcattttgcccacgccgtgtttgccaagcactcctttccatctttcatggtcctggccaacgtgggcgttgaagtctcccagtagtatcagcttgtcatttgtgggcactgagtgcaggacggcactcaggtcagagtagaactgcttgatggtctcctctgtgctggtcagtgttggggcatatgcgctgatgattgtggcatactggtttttgctgagaggtaaactgatcttcatgagcctctcgctgatgcccacaggcaagtctggcagctgtttgagcaaactggtcttgatggctaggccaacactgtggattctgtcttcatctgaggctctacctttccagaagaaggtgtatccagtggtgggttcgctaagtgatccctcttctggtaagcatgtttcgcttaaggctgcgctgtcgatgttatattgcgccagttctttaccgattagagctgttcttttCTCAGGCCTTGggatattctctctatcaagtaatgttctgatgttccatgctcctagtaggagtttctttg encodes:
- the MVD gene encoding diphosphomevalonate decarboxylase isoform X2 → MAAEKPLVSVTCTAPTNIAVIKYWGKRDEKLILPINSSLSVTLHQNQLKTTTTAAISRDFKEDRIWLNGKEEDVGHHRLQSCLREIRRLARKRRSGSDGDLVPLSYKVHIASVNDFPTAAGLASSAAGYACLVYTLAQLYGVESELSEVARQGSGSACRSMFGGFVQWHMGERPDGKDSIAQQVAPESHWPELRVLVLVVSAERKPVSSTSGMQTSVETSSLLKFRAESVVPGRMAEMARCIKERDFEAFGQLTMKDSNQFHATCLDTFPPICYLNDTSRQIISLVHCFNAYYGKTKVAYTFDAGPNAVIFTLEETVDEFVAVIKQVFPPEMNGDKFLKGLPVEPVELSEEVKSALPMEPFPGGIRYIITTQVGPGPQVLEEPQRQLLGPDGLPKPVS
- the MVD gene encoding diphosphomevalonate decarboxylase isoform X1, with the protein product MAAEKPLVSVTCTAPTNIAVIKYWGKRDEKLILPINSSLSVTLHQNQLKTTTTAAISRDFKEDRIWLNGKEEDVGHHRLQSCLREIRRLARKRRSGSDGDLVPLSYKVHIASVNDFPTAAGLASSAAGYACLVYTLAQLYGVESELSEVARQGSGSACRSMFGGFVQWHMGERPDGKDSIAQQVAPESHWPELRVLVLVVSAERKPVSSTSGMQTSVETSSLLKTSGHTPILLPSVLALDSWIISENWLIALQFRAESVVPGRMAEMARCIKERDFEAFGQLTMKDSNQFHATCLDTFPPICYLNDTSRQIISLVHCFNAYYGKTKVAYTFDAGPNAVIFTLEETVDEFVAVIKQVFPPEMNGDKFLKGLPVEPVELSEEVKSALPMEPFPGGIRYIITTQVGPGPQVLEEPQRQLLGPDGLPKPVS